The genome window AACGATTATTAACTCTCGACGGTGAACCTTATTCGACCCTTAAAGAAATCGCAACCCATACGAAAATTAAAGACTGGCCAGGAAACTTTGATAAAACAACACCAGAACGACTCGCACATTTAGTCGCTGGTTATCGTTATCTTGAGGACCTTTATCAGCATGGAATTGAAGTGACTGATATTGAAAAAGATTATTCGACCCAAGATATCTTCATTGGTTTTAAGACGGCAATCGAAAAGAAGATCTGGATGCTGCAAGCAGAATTAGATCAGGCACCAGAAATTGATAATTAATAGTAAAATCGGCACCAAACGAATCGAAATTCGAACGTTT of Limosilactobacillus reuteri subsp. reuteri contains these proteins:
- a CDS encoding Dps family protein, with translation MKYQETKETLNQLVADLSQMAMIIHQTHWYMRGTNFLKLHPLMDQFMDEINDQLDVISERLLTLDGEPYSTLKEIATHTKIKDWPGNFDKTTPERLAHLVAGYRYLEDLYQHGIEVTDIEKDYSTQDIFIGFKTAIEKKIWMLQAELDQAPEIDN